In a genomic window of uncultured Methanobrevibacter sp.:
- a CDS encoding AAA family ATPase, with protein MDISEKESLFQPGQPVSPDRFEGREDIIKEILKYFPAVRSGNPQHFFITGKRGMGKTSLANYISDFAHNNYSMVTAHIMNDGVHDIDELVVQIIERVLNAIRPEKWSSKIFNLIGNYIDSVGFGGLNIKFNPPKDELKNIKDNLAFYLSDLVNNFKDKDGLFIVIDDINGLSETSEFANWYKSFADTLATSVKNVPICIMLTGYPEKFRRLYDHNPSVNRIFHTHELKALSDEDVETFYTAIFSLYNMDISSSALDNMTKYSSGMPTMMQEIGDATFWKDTDGYIDNDDAFGGIIEAGNRIGLKYLQPLLENKIRSENYLSLFKKIGKKLAASPNSTFTKNEFEDVLNESESNVFKDFISRSRKLGIIELASSKRQGEYQFTNQLYPIYFLIQSVLEEQE; from the coding sequence ATGGATATTTCAGAAAAAGAATCTTTATTTCAACCTGGTCAACCTGTAAGTCCAGATAGGTTTGAAGGTAGGGAAGATATTATTAAAGAGATTTTAAAATATTTTCCAGCTGTTAGGTCTGGCAATCCTCAGCATTTTTTCATCACTGGAAAAAGAGGCATGGGTAAAACCTCTTTAGCTAATTATATTTCTGATTTTGCTCATAATAATTATTCAATGGTTACAGCACATATTATGAATGATGGGGTTCATGATATTGATGAATTGGTTGTTCAAATAATTGAAAGAGTTTTAAATGCCATTAGGCCTGAGAAGTGGTCTAGTAAGATTTTTAATCTCATTGGCAATTACATAGATTCTGTTGGTTTTGGTGGATTAAACATCAAATTTAACCCTCCAAAAGATGAATTAAAGAATATTAAAGATAATTTAGCATTTTATTTGTCTGATCTGGTAAATAATTTTAAGGATAAGGATGGGTTATTTATTGTAATCGATGATATCAATGGATTGTCTGAAACATCTGAATTTGCTAATTGGTATAAAAGTTTTGCAGATACTCTTGCAACTTCAGTTAAAAATGTGCCCATTTGCATAATGTTGACTGGTTATCCTGAAAAATTCAGGAGATTATATGACCATAATCCTTCTGTAAATAGAATATTCCACACTCATGAACTGAAGGCTTTATCAGATGAGGATGTTGAAACTTTCTATACTGCAATTTTTTCTTTATATAATATGGATATATCATCTTCTGCTTTAGATAATATGACTAAATATTCTTCTGGAATGCCAACAATGATGCAAGAAATTGGTGATGCGACTTTTTGGAAAGATACGGATGGGTATATTGATAATGATGATGCTTTTGGTGGGATAATAGAAGCTGGAAATAGAATTGGTTTGAAATATTTGCAGCCATTACTTGAAAATAAAATTAGAAGTGAAAACTATTTATCTTTATTTAAGAAAATTGGTAAAAAATTAGCTGCATCTCCAAACAGCACTTTTACTAAAAATGAATTTGAGGATGTTCTAAACGAATCAGAATCAAATGTATTTAAAGATTTCATCAGTCGATCAAGAAAATTGGGAATAATTGAACTGGCTAGTTCTAAAAGACAGGGAGAATATCAATTTACAAATCAACTGTATCCAATTTATTTTTTAATTCAGTCGGTTTTAGAAGAACAAGAATAA
- a CDS encoding CPBP family intramembrane glutamic endopeptidase, with translation MLDRIKYFADNSETLKQARINVEEISPIKEIGIFIALFLVLCVFLLIFQYIFWIFSPINEATFFSLGGFIAVPFVIYFFVTKIEKRSWRSIGFSKGNAFFSTLKGLIIGFLMFSAIVAVGMLLGQFTFDGYDLSSLVYIIPCFVIFVIQCFGEEIYTRGWTMTYFYKRHSIFLSILINSIIFLIPHLSNLGIDLVSIVNIFIIGIVFAVMFLRFDNIWICCGAHTAWNFSQGIIYGFNVSGISTPTLLKCSHTGQNLINGGVFGPESGLIATFVIIIALILVVYWPKH, from the coding sequence ATGTTGGATAGAATTAAATATTTTGCAGATAATTCTGAAACATTAAAGCAAGCACGCATTAACGTTGAAGAAATCTCACCTATAAAAGAAATAGGAATTTTTATCGCTTTATTTTTAGTGTTATGTGTCTTTTTGCTTATATTTCAGTATATATTCTGGATTTTCAGTCCAATTAATGAGGCTACGTTTTTTTCTTTGGGAGGATTTATAGCTGTTCCTTTTGTTATATATTTCTTTGTTACTAAAATAGAAAAACGCAGTTGGAGAAGCATTGGATTTTCTAAAGGAAATGCATTTTTTTCAACATTAAAAGGTTTAATAATTGGTTTTTTAATGTTTTCGGCAATTGTTGCAGTAGGGATGCTTCTTGGACAATTCACTTTTGACGGATATGATTTATCTTCACTGGTTTATATAATTCCATGTTTTGTAATATTTGTAATCCAATGTTTTGGTGAAGAAATATATACTCGCGGATGGACAATGACTTATTTTTATAAAAGGCATAGCATATTTCTTTCAATACTGATAAACAGCATAATTTTTCTAATTCCTCATTTATCTAATCTGGGTATTGATTTGGTATCTATTGTCAATATTTTCATCATCGGTATTGTATTTGCGGTGATGTTTTTGAGATTTGACAATATTTGGATTTGCTGCGGTGCTCATACAGCATGGAATTTTTCACAGGGAATCATATACGGATTTAATGTAAGCGGCATATCAACTCCGACATTATTGAAATGTAGTCACACGGGTCAAAATTTAATTAATGGTGGTGTTTTTGGACCTGAATCAGGTTTAATTGCAACTTTTGTAATCATTATTGCATTAATTTTAGTTGTTTATTGGCCTAAACATTAA
- a CDS encoding TetR/AcrR family transcriptional regulator gives MNTKDLIVEKTLKLILEKESVDISISEIRNYTGLTTGGIYYHFSDKSKLFEAILQKYMVDYIKVDFDKIILEGSSKDRIHDTLCHVLHHYINGVEIESIDEKINYASVVLLLTGIGYANDDVNSIVSQTGNDVRKFLTGLVEDGKRQNEISNDFTTKDIVESLYIMYMGTQYFWLNFPNDDIDLIFERNFEMTWQAIECQ, from the coding sequence CTGAAATTAATATTGGAGAAAGAATCAGTTGATATTTCAATCAGTGAAATTCGAAATTATACCGGACTTACAACAGGCGGCATATATTATCATTTTTCAGATAAAAGCAAATTATTTGAAGCAATTCTTCAAAAGTATATGGTGGATTATATTAAAGTCGATTTTGATAAAATCATCCTCGAAGGTTCATCAAAGGACAGAATCCATGACACATTGTGTCATGTGTTACATCACTACATAAATGGTGTGGAAATTGAAAGCATAGATGAAAAAATCAATTATGCCAGTGTAGTACTTCTTTTAACTGGAATTGGCTATGCAAATGATGATGTTAATAGCATAGTTTCACAAACAGGAAATGATGTTAGAAAATTTTTAACCGGCCTTGTCGAAGATGGCAAAAGGCAAAATGAAATCTCTAATGACTTCACAACTAAAGACATTGTAGAATCTTTGTATATCATGTATATGGGAACTCAATATTTCTGGTTAAATTTCCCAAATGATGATATTGATTTAATTTTTGAGAGAAACTTTGAAATGACTTGGCAGGCCATCGAATGCCAGTAA